The Mauremys mutica isolate MM-2020 ecotype Southern chromosome 1, ASM2049712v1, whole genome shotgun sequence genome has a segment encoding these proteins:
- the LOC123356216 gene encoding olfactory receptor 51G2-like yields MSAVNDTKFSSAVFLLTGIPGQEDVHLWISVPFCLVYVISIVGNSVILFIIKTDPSLHEPMYIFLSMLAVTDLGLSISTMPTTLGIFLFNSREISLDACFAQLFFIHMFECIESSVLLLMAFDRLIAIHDPLRYASILTLPRIGKMGLVCVLRGVTVMLPFPILLQQFQYCRSNVLSHCYCINQDVIRMACSDIRVNSIYGLSVALLTEGLDSLLIFLSYVMILKTVLSITSQAESLRALNTCVSHLCAVLLFYTPMIGLSLLHRFGQGSSPMLQILLGYISLLVPPLINPLVYSVKSKHLRARILRVFVK; encoded by the coding sequence atgtcagctgtcaatgacaccaaattcaGCTCTGCAGTGTTCCTGCTCaccgggatacctgggcaggaagacGTCCATCTCTGGATCTCTGTCCCCTTCTGCTTAGTGTATGTTATTTCTatagtaggaaattcagtcattctgttcattataaaaacagatccaagcctccatgagcccatgtacattttcctttccatgttggccgTCACAGATCTTGGCTTATCGATATCCACCATGCCAACGACACTGGGTATATTCTTGTTTAACTCTAGAGAGATCAGCCTCGATGCCTGTTttgcccagctgttcttcatccacatGTTTGAATGCATTGAATCCTCTGTGCTCttgttgatggcctttgaccgTTTAATCGCTATCCATGACCCGCTGAGATATGCTTCCATCTTAACCCTGCCAAGAATAGGTAAGATGGGACTGGTGTGTGTTCTCAGAGGGGTAACTGTAATGCTCCCATTCCCTATTCTCCTTCAACAGTTCCAATATTGTCGAtccaatgtcctctcccattgCTACTGCATAAACCAGGACGTCATAAGGATGGCTTGTTCAGATATCAGAGTAAACAGCATCTATGGCTTGTCTGTTGCTCTCTTGACGGAGGGGTTGGACTCActgctcatcttcctctcttatgtgatgatccTCAAAACAGTGTTGAGCATCACGTCCCAGGCGGAGAGTCTCAGGGCTCTGAACACCTGCGTGTCCCATCTCTGCGCTGTCCTTCTCTTTTACACACCAATGATTGGCTTGTCTCTGTTACACAGATTTGGGCAGGGCTCTTCTCCCATGCTTCAGATTCTCCTGGGCTACATTTCCCTGCTTGTCCCTCCCTTGATTAATCCCCTTGTGTACAgcgtgaaaagcaaacaccttcgtgcGAGGATACTCAGGGTGTTCGTCAAGTGA